In Candidatus Accumulibacter cognatus, the genomic window AGTGTCTCGGGATCGTGGGTCACCATCACCACCGTAAAACCGAGTTCTTTCTGGAGCATTCTGAGCAGCTTGACGAAGTTCTCGCTACGATCCGGGTCGAGGCCGGCAGTCGGCTCATCGAGAACGAGGAGTTCGGGTTCCAGCGATAGGGCCCTCGCCAGAGCCACCCGCTTGACCATGCCCCCCGACAGCTCAGCGGGCATCAGGTGGGCGTGCCGCGCTTCAAGTTCGACCATGGCGAGTTTGAGCATGACCAGATCGGTAATCATCGCCTCGTCGAGCGTGTGCAGTTCGCGCAGCGGAAAAGCGATGTTGTCATGAACGGAGAGTGCCGAAAAGAGTGCTCCCTGCTGAAAAAGCATGCCGAAACGGCGGCGCAGCGCGCGCCGGCGCGCCGGATCTGGATCGAGCACCGCTTGGCCAAAAAGCCTGACGCTCCCCTGGCTCGGCGCCAGCAGCCCGACGATCTCGCGCAGCAGCGTGGTTTTGCCGCTGCCCGAACCGCCCACCAGGCCGAGCATCTGTCCGGCTTCGATGTCGAGATTGATGTCTCGATGGATCACGACATCGCCGAACTGCGTGCACAGACCGCGAATCTCGATCGCCGGCAGCCGGCGCGGGCAGGCCTGACCGCGACAGTCGCTGAGCACGCTAGGGAATCCCGAGGTTGCGCGTCAGCACCGCAAAGACGGCA contains:
- a CDS encoding ATP-binding cassette domain-containing protein produces the protein MLSDCRGQACPRRLPAIEIRGLCTQFGDVVIHRDINLDIEAGQMLGLVGGSGSGKTTLLREIVGLLAPSQGSVRLFGQAVLDPDPARRRALRRRFGMLFQQGALFSALSVHDNIAFPLRELHTLDEAMITDLVMLKLAMVELEARHAHLMPAELSGGMVKRVALARALSLEPELLVLDEPTAGLDPDRSENFVKLLRMLQKELGFTVVMVTHDPETLAGLATRLAVLADQRLIACGTAAEVLSVEHPFIRNFFSSGRAAAMAFGQGAS